DNA from Ignavibacteria bacterium:
CGGTAAATGACAAATTATTTGATGTTGTAACAGAACCTGAAACGGTTAGTGAATGAAAATCGCATGTTTGTGTTCCGCTGATTGTTTTATTTGCTCCGCTGAGTGTTACGGTACTTGTTCCGGGAGAAATTGTTCCGTTGTTCACTAAAACTCCGGCAATATTCAGAGAAGTTGAACCAAGCGAAAGACTCTTTGCAGAATTTATTTTTACATTATTCAAATTAAATGCACCATTCCCGCTAAAATTTACTGTACCATCTATAATAACCGAATCGGAACCATCGTTAAACGTCGCTCCGTTCGCAACATCAAGACTATTGTTCAGCGTAATATTTCCCGAAGCAGTTTTCTGCCCTCCAGAAAGTGCTAACGCGTAATATGTTAACGAAGGAATAGATTGTGCTCCGCCATTAAACGTAACCGTGTTGGGAATATTCGACGTTGTGTTAAAAGTTCCCGATGATGAAAACGTTCCCGAAATTCCAAAGTTTGATGAAGCCGCAAGAATTAGTGAACCCGTGATATTCACGTTTGCAAAATTTGTTGCGGCACTTCCCGAAAACGATGTTGTTCCGCTAAATGTAACTGTTCCTGAAGAAATAACTGTACCACTGTTCGACCAGTTGCCATTGACTGTATAATTTTTCCCTCCATCATTGAATGTTCCAGTTACCGATAGATGATTCAATATGGCTGTTCCTGTTCCTGATAATGTTGTATTTCCATTAAATGTTAATGTCGAACTCGCATCAACAAAGTTCACACCTGTCAAAGTTAAGTTTCCTGCAACAAAAATATTTCCTCCGGCATTCTTTTGACCGGTTCCACTCATTGTTATATTGTTGAAATTAGAAGCAGATATACTTTGGACATTTCCGTTGAGTTCCACTGTTCCCGTTGCAGTATATGTTCCTCCCGACTTTGTCCAATCGCCGGCAACGCTTATTGTATTTCCTCCATCGGTAAATGTTCCGGAAGAAAGCGTAAAAGCACCTGTTAGTGTTACATTATTAGTAGCATTTACAATACCTCCTGAATTGCTGATGATAATACTTGCAAAACTTGAAGAACCATTATCAATATTTTGCGTTCCGTTCCCATTAAACGTTATTGTTTGAGAAGTTGAAATTGTGCTTGTATTCGACCAATTACCATTGACGGTAAGCGCGCCGGAAATTGTTTTCGTTCCGGAACCTGAAAAACTGATGTTGTTAAAATTGCTTGCTCCGATGTTTTGAGCACCGCTTCCATTGAAAACTGATGCTCCCGTTGCAGTATATGTTCCTGATTTTGACCAATCTCCTGCAACATTGAAAGAAATACCATTATCTGAAAGCGTGCTGGTTATGATGATATTTCCGAAATTAAACGTTCCATTCCCCGATAACGTTGTAGAACCGCCAAACGTAGTAGTAGTAGAACCTCCTTGATACGCAATAGAGTTCACAACAAAATTTCCGGCTATGCTAAAACTTCCACCAGCAGTTTTATTTCCTGTTCCGCTTAAACTAAGATTTCCATAAGAGTTTGCAGTAATCGTTTGTGTTCCTCCGTTGTATGCAATAGTACTTGAAGAACCCAACGTTATTGTAGAGTAGTTGGATGGAAACGTATTTGTTCCTCCAATGTTTAATGTTGCACCATTGGAAACTGTAAATGTTCCGCCTGCTGCTGTTCGGTTTAGTGTGAATGTGCTTAAATCAAATGTTCCTTGTGATACTGTAACATTTCCGGATTTAATCTGTAAATTTGCCAAAAGCGATAATGTTCCGGAAGTTTTGGATACAGTGAGATTTCGCATCTCATCACCAGAAATTGTTTGTGTTCCTGTTCCATTAAATAAAACTGTATTATTACTGAAATTACTGTTGTAAATTCCGCTATTCACAACGCTCCAATTCCCACCTATTCGATGTGTTCTGTTTGAACCACCGCTAAATGTTACTCCATCTATTGTAAGATTTCCTTGTGTAATAATAGAATCAGTAGATTGAAGAGTTTTTGAACCAGAACCGGTTAAATATAAATGTCCATAGGATTGTCGTCCAATAGTTTGACTTGAACCGTTATACTCGACGGTACTCGTTGCACCTAAGGAAACTGTTACATAATTTGTTGGAAATGTGTTCGAACCTCCGATTTTTAGTGCTGCATTATTAGAAACCGTAAGCGAACCTCCGGGACTTGCGCGATTTGCTTGAAAACTTCCGAGCACTAATGTTCCGCTTGTTACACTGAGATTTCCATTGATAGTGAGTGAACCATTGAGTGTTGCAGTTCCGGATGATTTGTTGATGGAAAAATTATTGAATGTAGTACCACCTATTGATTGATTTCCAGTTCCGTTAAATGTTACTGAACTTCCTGATGGGTCAAATGTTCCGTTATTATACCAATCGCCTCCAACATTAATTGTAACCCCAGAAGAAGCTGTAACAACGTTAAACGTTCCAGTAATTTCTACTCCTCGTGAAATTGTTACAGTTAAAGGATTATTGATATTTAAAATTGAATTCGCGCCTTCAGGGTCAATCACAAGCGCAGCAACAGTTTTGTCGCCTGTGTTGATGTTCACGGTTATTGGATTTCCTACATTGCTCAAAATGATAATACTATCCGTACTAATAGGAACTCCCACAGGACTCCAGATATTTCCATCATCCCAATCACCTGTTGCAACAGCAGTTTTCACTTGTGCAAAAGTTTCTAACGCAGTTAAGAGGAAAAGAGAGCCAATGAAAAGCAATAGTTTAGAAAAAATAGAAGTAAAATGGCGCAAAGAAAACATATTTTTCTCCTTGTAAATAATTTTATAATTGAAAAAAAATTGTATAATGTAAATATTCGGAAACTGTTTCAAAGGAAAACTAGAGATTATCTATTCTGCCTTTCTCTTATTATCGGAAATTTTCACCGATAATTTAATGAAAAGTAATCATATTGTCAATATTTTTTTCAATGTTCCGAAAAATTATTCTTACCCTATCTCCATAATACGTTTTCATAAAGTTATGGAATCTCTCTTTTTTCGTTTTGCCTCCGTAAATAAATTCCTATTCCAACTAAAACGAATGCGATAATCCATCCGATATAGGAAATGAGTAGTCCACTCTGATAAACGCTTGAATCGTACACAAATTCAATTGTATGATTTCCCGATGGAACAACGATAGAACGAAGTATTGAATTTGTCCGTATTATCGGTGTTTCTTTACCGTCTATTAATGCTTTCCATCCTACGGGATAATAGATTTCACTCAAGACAAGTAATGATGAAACACTATTTCGTGTCGTGAGTTCGATATGATGCGCGCTATGTTTTTTCATTCGCACTTCTGCGTCTGATGGCGAATAAATTTTTTCTTCGATATTTTGCTGAACGATCGCAGTATGTTTCGAATTAAATGATTCCGAGTTCATTATTTGAAACATTGTTGATTTATCTGCAACAATCACCGTATCCACAAAAAACGCTCGCGGCAGATACGATGGATTTTCAAACACTATCTCTTTTTTTCTTTGGTCAACGAACACTATTTTAAAATATTCTTCCGGCAATCTTCCGTCGGCAATCACATATTTCACGTTCAACATATTGATAACGTTCATATTCAACGGAAACTGCGGGTCCCATCCGCGATACAAACACGAATCCACCATCTCCTGATATATTTTCAATTTAGCAGGAGAATATCCTCCAATTGTTTGCACTCCATAATACATCCACGAATTATCGAATGATGAAAACTGACGAATGGGAAATACTCGATAGACACTTGTATCTTGTCGCAAATAATGAATCGTTTGCGTCGGAGGAAATTGTTCTTCGCTTTGCTGATTCGGATATGTTTGTAAATAATGTTTATCAATCACACCCATATCTATAAAAAATACTATCAGTATGCTTGCTCCGAATATTGTTTGCGAAATAATCGTTTTGGAAAAAAGTAACAACAACACAATTCCCGCAATCGCAATCAACGAAAATTTTATCACATCATCTTTCAACATTTCAAACCGCATTGTTCGTAATTGTGAAATTTGTTCCACATTATATTGACGTTCATCTCCTTCTTTCGTGAATGAACCCGTTGGAAACATTGAACTTTTCAAAAAAAATCCGATGAA
Protein-coding regions in this window:
- a CDS encoding YfhO family protein — protein: MILLLVPFTVGVVAAYGCEYLFGKFELREKLLKPLMYALSIFTVILFIGFFLKSSMFPTGSFTKEGDERQYNVEQISQLRTMRFEMLKDDVIKFSLIAIAGIVLLLLFSKTIISQTIFGASILIVFFIDMGVIDKHYLQTYPNQQSEEQFPPTQTIHYLRQDTSVYRVFPIRQFSSFDNSWMYYGVQTIGGYSPAKLKIYQEMVDSCLYRGWDPQFPLNMNVINMLNVKYVIADGRLPEEYFKIVFVDQRKKEIVFENPSYLPRAFFVDTVIVADKSTMFQIMNSESFNSKHTAIVQQNIEEKIYSPSDAEVRMKKHSAHHIELTTRNSVSSLLVLSEIYYPVGWKALIDGKETPIIRTNSILRSIVVPSGNHTIEFVYDSSVYQSGLLISYIGWIIAFVLVGIGIYLRRQNEKREIP